The following proteins are encoded in a genomic region of Cercospora beticola chromosome 8, complete sequence:
- a CDS encoding uncharacterized protein (BUSCO:EOG09260M87), with amino-acid sequence MAVAFLKSTTVASPPPKSPGCPYTDDYEVEIRATSDKQALTQHARRLETVIRNALAEQNHDRIGKIVWQLCHDYAYAVHQPHARNGGLIGLAAAAIALGPEVARYLKQIVPPVLACFSDQDARVRYYACESMYNIAKVAKGEILIYFNDVFDALSKLAADTELSVKNGAELLDRLIKDIVSESAATYTSVLVSESKESTENTPDQSVEIPQAFSLPKFIPLLQERINVQNPWARTFLVQWILLLDSIPDLELVSYLPSFLEGLLTFLSDGSLDVHNATREVLRRFLKEIKKIAEVKQEVAESKKSREEHGRKASDSSFVADDHASDAAEAEVEPDLDQSRESRENGEMQAIEADTSPATGDHQTPDDASSFTAADNDNIEGMNAEDEWIPGQDVQIDYPKITAILVDFLARSREEEVQLTCLNWIGAFLEICPEDILPFTPSLLQQLLPSLSHDKDHVNTEAKKVNSELMRYIMSLPDDPTRTHGGVVEQPTQAAVVVANNASGLRALRDAGDGKRESLGSRTARRTPDVPESRTPEVSTPEPPADESENISNAHPDLDYEAAVSALTLQFLHEHEATRVAALAWLIMLHRKSPRKILAIQDATFPALLKTLSDPAEAVVTRDLLLLSEISKSSDQSYFTSFMVNLLKLFETDRRLLESRGNLIIRQLCLSLSAERIFRTMADCLEKDEDDVEFASIMVQNLNNNLITAPELAELRRRLRNLDSKEGQSFFTVLFKAWCHNAVATFSLCLLAQAYEQAYNLLLVFSELEMTVNMLIQIDKLVQLLESPVFTYLRMQLLEPDRYPHLYKCLYGLLMLLPQSSAFAALKNRLNSVSAIGYLHIRDRVGPAASGTSSSLSGNFGERNRLKSREDSGGIKWNDLLEKFKATQEKVRRSQQRQLINQHGLDDAAPVKAPPKVIQKPENLQQSVARQPNPPPVSHQRNKSSLGNLGRFASRNATKNKK; translated from the exons ATGGCCGTCGCCTTTCTCAAGTCGACGACAGTTGCTTCGCCGCCACCCAAGAGCCCTGGCTGCCCCTACACCGATGACTACGAGGTGGAGATACGGGCGACCTCAGACAAACAGGCGTTGACACAGCATGCTCGCAGGCTCGAGACGGTGATACGCAATGCTCTCGCAGAACAGAACCACGACAGGATAGGCAAGATTGTATGGCAGCTATGTCATGACTACGCGTATGCGGTCCATCAACCCCACGCTCGCAATGGCGGCCTCATTGGGTTGGCTGCCGCAGCCATAGCGTTAGGGCCG GAAGTAGCACGTTACCTGAAACAGATAGTGCCTCCAGTGTTG GCATGCTTCTCCGACCAAGATGCTCGGGTCAGATATTATGCTTGCGAGAGCATGTACAACATCGCCAAGGTGGCCAAAGGTGAAATATTGATATACTTCAACGATGTCTTCGATGCCCTCAGCAAACTGGCCGCCGACACCGAGCTTTCTGTCAAAAATGGAGccgagcttctcgatcgaCTGATCAAAGACATTGTATCCGAGTCTGCCGCCACATACACTTCAGTGCTTGTATCAGAAAGCAAAGAATCTACCGAAAACACTCCAGACCAGAGTGTTGAGATACCACAGGCATTCAGCTTACCAAAATTCATACCACTTCTTCAAGAGCGAATCAATGTGCAGAATCCTTGGGCAAGAACATTTCTTGTACAGTGGATATTGCTGTTGGACTCAATACCAGATCTTGAATTGGTCTCATATCTACCCAGCTTCCTGGAAGGGCTACTGACGTTTCTGAGCGATGGATCCCTCGATGTGCACAACGCGACCAGGGAGGTCCTCAGGAGATTCTTGAAGGAGATCAAGAAAATTGCCGAGGTGAAACAAGAGGTGGCTGAGAGCAaaaagagtagagaagagcacGGGCGAAAAGCAAGCGACTCAAGTTTCGTTGCTGATGATCATGCCAGCGACGCAGCGGAGGCGGAAGTGGAACCCGACCTGGATCAAAGTCGTGAGAGCAGAGAGAATGGCGAGATGCAAGCGATCGAAGCCGATACGAGCCCCGCCACTGGCGACCACCAGACACCGGATGATGCCTCTTCGTTTACCGCTGCAGACAATGACAACATCGAAGGCATGAATGCTGAAGACGAATGGATACCAGGCCAAGACGTCCAGATCGACTACCCAAAGATCACGGCAATCCTGGTGGACTTCCTGGCGAGGTCgcgcgaggaggaagtcCAACTCACATGCCTGAACTGGATTGGCGCGTTCCTCGAGATCTGCCCTGAAGACATTCTCCCATTCACACCGAGCTTATTACAGCAGCTACTGCCATCTCTTTCACACGACAAGGATCATGTGAACACGGAAGCGAAAAAGGTCAACAGTGAACTCATGAGATACATCATGTCTCTGCCGGACGACCCAACGCGAACACATGGTGGAGTTGTGGAGCAACCCACGCAGGCGGCAGTCGTAGTCGCAAATAACGCCTCAGGTTTGCGAGCACTTCGAGATGCAGGGGATGGAAAGCGAGAGTCACTGGGTAGCCGGACAGCTCGCAGGACGCCAGATGTCCCAGAATCACGAACACCTGAAGTCTCTACTCCCGAACCACCTGCAGACGAGTCCGAGAATATCAGCAATGCTCATCCAGATCTTGACTATGAGGCAGCAGTGAGCGCGCTGACTCTACAGTTCCTGCACGAGCACGAGGCCACCAGGGTCGCTGCATTAGCTTGGCTGATCATGCTTCATCGAAAGTCACCTCGGAAAATTTTGGCAATCCAGGATGCGACGTTTCCGGCACTGCTCAAGACGCTTAGTGATCCTGCAGAAGCTGTCGTCACCCGGGATCTGCTATTGCTGTCGGAGATTAGCAAGAGCAGCGATCAGAGTTACTTCACCTCATTCATGGTCAATCTACTGAAGCTTTTCGAGACAGACCGACGTCTTCTAGAATCGAGGGGCAACCTCATCATTCGACAATTGTGCCTCTCTCTGTCTGCAGAGCGCATCTTCCGAACCATGGCAGATTGCCtggagaaggacgaggatgatgtcgAATTTGCTTCTATCATGGTGCAAAATCTCAATAATAACCTCATCACTGCGCCAGAGCTGGCAGAGTTGCGCAGACGCCTGCGAAACCTTGACAGTAAAGAAGGTCAAAGCTTCTTCACGGTGTTGTTCAAGGCGTGGTGTCACAATGCAGTCGCCACTTTTTCACTTTGCTTACTGGCTCAAGCTTACGAACAGGCTTACAATCTGTTACTGGTCTTCTCAGAACTGGAAATGACTGTCAACATGCTCATCCAGATCGACAAGCTGGTGCAACTGCTGGAGTCACCCGTCTTTACCTACCTTCGAATGCAGCTCTTGGAGCCTGATCGTTACCCCCACCTGTACAAATGCCTGTATGgcttgctgatgctgctacCACAAAGTAGTGCATTTGCTGCACTCAAGAACAGGTTGAACAGTGTCTCAGCAATAGGATATCTGCACATCCGCGACCGTGTGGGACCAGCTGCCTCAGGAACGTCAAGTTCACTCAGCGGCAACTTCGGCGAGCGAAATCGTCTGAAGAGCCGCGAGGACAGTGGTGGGATCAAATGGAACGACCTGCTGGAGAAGTTCAAAGCCACGCAAGAAAAAGTGAGACGTTCTCAGCAGCGCCAGCTCATCAATCAGCATGGCCTTGATGACGCAGCTCCGGTAAAGGCACCACCGAAGGTGATACAGAAGCCAGAAAATCTCCAACAATCAGTCGCTCGCCAACCCAACCCACCTCCTGTCAGCCATCAACGGAACAAGTCAAGCCTTGGAAACCTGGGCCGCTTCGCCTCTCGCAACGccacgaagaacaagaaatAG